From a single Miscanthus floridulus cultivar M001 chromosome 8, ASM1932011v1, whole genome shotgun sequence genomic region:
- the LOC136474175 gene encoding transcription termination factor MTERF5, chloroplastic-like isoform X3: MTCSEVPPRLELLLVTCQPRGLQLPPWRLSLSRSSSSCRSCTLVSRQLPICNAQSYADDLWVPAPQSPASVRSRLLAAEREEAKAVLSLFLRQKGLRSTLAARIVNKSDGFIEHLVSKLQIAYRSRYAEGRELSTPEIRDALIPYLEALSKEHGDSLVEVVENFPDPFSMEREALSSSMPFTPTSSNKQKAIARITTATSGGALPELVRYLLDLGMDHEEIKTIVRKFPAFAYYSVDRKIKPLVELLLELGVSKSSIPGIIKKRPQLCGISMSDNLKPMMAYLENIGVNKAQWSKVITRFPALLTYSRNKVETTVSFLTELGVSKKNIGKILTRCPHLMSYSVDDNLRPTAEYFWSIGADAASLIQKSPQAFGLNVEAKLKPITEFFLAREFSIEEIGLMTNRFGIIHTLSLEENLLPKYEFFLTMEYPRCELVKFPQYFGYSLYQRIKPRYARMTGCGVRLILNQMLSVSDDRFEKILEKKKTGL, from the exons ATGACCTGCTCGGAGGTGCCCCCGCGCCTCGAACTCCTCCTGGTCACATGCCAGCCCCGCGGCCTGCAGCTGCCTCCATGGAGGCTCAGCCTGTCGAGGTCCTCCTCTTCATGCAG ATCTTGCACTCTTGTGTCCCGCCAGCTTCCAATTTGCAATGCACAGTCAT ATGCTGATGATTTATGGGTGCCTGCGCCTCAGAGCCCTGCATCTGTTCGGTCAAGATTGCTTGCAGCAGAAAGAGAGGAAGCAAAAGCTGTTCTGTCCCTGTTTTTGAGACAGAAAGGTTTGCGAAGCACGCTAGCTGCACGGATTGTGAATAAATCAgatggattcattgagcacctggTCTCAAAGCTCCAGATTGCTTACAGATCTCGATATGCTGAAG GAAGGGAGCTGAGCACACCTGAGATCAGAGATGCTCTCATTCCCTATCTAGAAGCTCTTTCTAAAGAACATGGCGATAGTTTGGTCGAGGTGGTGGAAAATTTCCCTGATCCTTTCTCTATGGAAAGGGAAGCCTTGTCTTCATCAATGCCATTTACACCCACAAGCTCAAATAAGCAAAAGGCAATTGCTCGAATAACCACGGCAACCTCAGGGGGTGCCCTCCCTGAGCTAGTCCGCTACCTACTAGACCTCGGCATGGATCATGAGGAGATCAAGACCATCGTGCGCAAGTTCCCAGCATTTGCATACTACAGTGTGGATCGTAAGATCAAACCCCTGGTGGAGCTACTACTTGAGCTTGGGGTGTCAAAGTCCAGCATACCAGGAATCATAAAGAAAAGGCCTCAGCTGTGTGGCATCAGCATGTCAGATAATCTTAAACCGATGATGGCTTATTTGGAGAACATTGGTGTCAACAAAGCTCAGTGGAGCAAGGTGATTACCCGGTTCCCTGCACTTCTCACGTATAGTAGGAACAAGGTGGAGACGACTGTGAGCTTCCTTACTGAGCTAGGAGTTTCCAAGAAAAACATTGGCAAGATCCTGACGAGATGCCCTCATCTCATGAGCTACAGCGTCGATGACAATCTCAGGCCAACAGCTGAGTACTTCTGGTCGATCGGTGCAGATGCTGCATCTCTTATTCAGAAGAGCCCACAGGCCTTTGGTCTGAATGTCGAGGCAAAGCTGAAGCCGATCACAGAATTCTTCCTGGCAAGGGAATTTAGCATCGAGGAAATTGGCCTTATGACAAACAGATTTGGAATTATTCACACACTAAGCTTGGAAGAAAACTTACTTCCGAAATACGAGTTCTTCCTGACGATGGAGTACCCAAGGTGCGAGCTCGTAAAATTTCCACAGTACTTTGGGTACAGCTTGTATCAGCGGATAAAACCACGGTATGCTCGGATGACTGGCTGTGGGGtgaggttgattttgaatcagaTGCTTTCAGTCTCAGATGACAGGTttgagaaaattttagaaaagaaGAAGACTGGGCTTTGA
- the LOC136474175 gene encoding transcription termination factor MTERF5, chloroplastic-like isoform X2: MTCSEVPPRLELLLVTCQPRGLQLPPWRLSLSRSSSSCRSCTLVSRQLPICNAQSCEITCSSQCFFSIKVRRTDADDLWVPAPQSPASVRSRLLAAEREEAKAVLSLFLRQKGLRSTLAARIVNKSDGFIEHLVSKLQIAYRSRYAEGRELSTPEIRDALIPYLEALSKEHGDSLVEVVENFPDPFSMEREALSSSMPFTPTSSNKQKAIARITTATSGGALPELVRYLLDLGMDHEEIKTIVRKFPAFAYYSVDRKIKPLVELLLELGVSKSSIPGIIKKRPQLCGISMSDNLKPMMAYLENIGVNKAQWSKVITRFPALLTYSRNKVETTVSFLTELGVSKKNIGKILTRCPHLMSYSVDDNLRPTAEYFWSIGADAASLIQKSPQAFGLNVEAKLKPITEFFLAREFSIEEIGLMTNRFGIIHTLSLEENLLPKYEFFLTMEYPRCELVKFPQYFGYSLYQRIKPRYARMTGCGVRLILNQMLSVSDDRFEKILEKKKTGL; this comes from the exons ATGACCTGCTCGGAGGTGCCCCCGCGCCTCGAACTCCTCCTGGTCACATGCCAGCCCCGCGGCCTGCAGCTGCCTCCATGGAGGCTCAGCCTGTCGAGGTCCTCCTCTTCATGCAG ATCTTGCACTCTTGTGTCCCGCCAGCTTCCAATTTGCAATGCACAGTCATGTGAGATCACCTGTTCATCCCAATGTTTTTTCTCCATAAAAGTACGCCGGACAG ATGCTGATGATTTATGGGTGCCTGCGCCTCAGAGCCCTGCATCTGTTCGGTCAAGATTGCTTGCAGCAGAAAGAGAGGAAGCAAAAGCTGTTCTGTCCCTGTTTTTGAGACAGAAAGGTTTGCGAAGCACGCTAGCTGCACGGATTGTGAATAAATCAgatggattcattgagcacctggTCTCAAAGCTCCAGATTGCTTACAGATCTCGATATGCTGAAG GAAGGGAGCTGAGCACACCTGAGATCAGAGATGCTCTCATTCCCTATCTAGAAGCTCTTTCTAAAGAACATGGCGATAGTTTGGTCGAGGTGGTGGAAAATTTCCCTGATCCTTTCTCTATGGAAAGGGAAGCCTTGTCTTCATCAATGCCATTTACACCCACAAGCTCAAATAAGCAAAAGGCAATTGCTCGAATAACCACGGCAACCTCAGGGGGTGCCCTCCCTGAGCTAGTCCGCTACCTACTAGACCTCGGCATGGATCATGAGGAGATCAAGACCATCGTGCGCAAGTTCCCAGCATTTGCATACTACAGTGTGGATCGTAAGATCAAACCCCTGGTGGAGCTACTACTTGAGCTTGGGGTGTCAAAGTCCAGCATACCAGGAATCATAAAGAAAAGGCCTCAGCTGTGTGGCATCAGCATGTCAGATAATCTTAAACCGATGATGGCTTATTTGGAGAACATTGGTGTCAACAAAGCTCAGTGGAGCAAGGTGATTACCCGGTTCCCTGCACTTCTCACGTATAGTAGGAACAAGGTGGAGACGACTGTGAGCTTCCTTACTGAGCTAGGAGTTTCCAAGAAAAACATTGGCAAGATCCTGACGAGATGCCCTCATCTCATGAGCTACAGCGTCGATGACAATCTCAGGCCAACAGCTGAGTACTTCTGGTCGATCGGTGCAGATGCTGCATCTCTTATTCAGAAGAGCCCACAGGCCTTTGGTCTGAATGTCGAGGCAAAGCTGAAGCCGATCACAGAATTCTTCCTGGCAAGGGAATTTAGCATCGAGGAAATTGGCCTTATGACAAACAGATTTGGAATTATTCACACACTAAGCTTGGAAGAAAACTTACTTCCGAAATACGAGTTCTTCCTGACGATGGAGTACCCAAGGTGCGAGCTCGTAAAATTTCCACAGTACTTTGGGTACAGCTTGTATCAGCGGATAAAACCACGGTATGCTCGGATGACTGGCTGTGGGGtgaggttgattttgaatcagaTGCTTTCAGTCTCAGATGACAGGTttgagaaaattttagaaaagaaGAAGACTGGGCTTTGA
- the LOC136474175 gene encoding transcription termination factor MTERF5, chloroplastic-like isoform X1, which yields MTCSEVPPRLELLLVTCQPRGLQLPPWRLSLSRSSSSCRSCTLVSRQLPICNAQSCEITCSSQCFFSIKRTEFLYDADADDLWVPAPQSPASVRSRLLAAEREEAKAVLSLFLRQKGLRSTLAARIVNKSDGFIEHLVSKLQIAYRSRYAEGRELSTPEIRDALIPYLEALSKEHGDSLVEVVENFPDPFSMEREALSSSMPFTPTSSNKQKAIARITTATSGGALPELVRYLLDLGMDHEEIKTIVRKFPAFAYYSVDRKIKPLVELLLELGVSKSSIPGIIKKRPQLCGISMSDNLKPMMAYLENIGVNKAQWSKVITRFPALLTYSRNKVETTVSFLTELGVSKKNIGKILTRCPHLMSYSVDDNLRPTAEYFWSIGADAASLIQKSPQAFGLNVEAKLKPITEFFLAREFSIEEIGLMTNRFGIIHTLSLEENLLPKYEFFLTMEYPRCELVKFPQYFGYSLYQRIKPRYARMTGCGVRLILNQMLSVSDDRFEKILEKKKTGL from the exons ATGACCTGCTCGGAGGTGCCCCCGCGCCTCGAACTCCTCCTGGTCACATGCCAGCCCCGCGGCCTGCAGCTGCCTCCATGGAGGCTCAGCCTGTCGAGGTCCTCCTCTTCATGCAG ATCTTGCACTCTTGTGTCCCGCCAGCTTCCAATTTGCAATGCACAGTCATGTGAGATCACCTGTTCATCCCAATGTTTTTTCTCCATAAAA CGTACGGAATTCCTCTATGATGCAGATGCTGATGATTTATGGGTGCCTGCGCCTCAGAGCCCTGCATCTGTTCGGTCAAGATTGCTTGCAGCAGAAAGAGAGGAAGCAAAAGCTGTTCTGTCCCTGTTTTTGAGACAGAAAGGTTTGCGAAGCACGCTAGCTGCACGGATTGTGAATAAATCAgatggattcattgagcacctggTCTCAAAGCTCCAGATTGCTTACAGATCTCGATATGCTGAAG GAAGGGAGCTGAGCACACCTGAGATCAGAGATGCTCTCATTCCCTATCTAGAAGCTCTTTCTAAAGAACATGGCGATAGTTTGGTCGAGGTGGTGGAAAATTTCCCTGATCCTTTCTCTATGGAAAGGGAAGCCTTGTCTTCATCAATGCCATTTACACCCACAAGCTCAAATAAGCAAAAGGCAATTGCTCGAATAACCACGGCAACCTCAGGGGGTGCCCTCCCTGAGCTAGTCCGCTACCTACTAGACCTCGGCATGGATCATGAGGAGATCAAGACCATCGTGCGCAAGTTCCCAGCATTTGCATACTACAGTGTGGATCGTAAGATCAAACCCCTGGTGGAGCTACTACTTGAGCTTGGGGTGTCAAAGTCCAGCATACCAGGAATCATAAAGAAAAGGCCTCAGCTGTGTGGCATCAGCATGTCAGATAATCTTAAACCGATGATGGCTTATTTGGAGAACATTGGTGTCAACAAAGCTCAGTGGAGCAAGGTGATTACCCGGTTCCCTGCACTTCTCACGTATAGTAGGAACAAGGTGGAGACGACTGTGAGCTTCCTTACTGAGCTAGGAGTTTCCAAGAAAAACATTGGCAAGATCCTGACGAGATGCCCTCATCTCATGAGCTACAGCGTCGATGACAATCTCAGGCCAACAGCTGAGTACTTCTGGTCGATCGGTGCAGATGCTGCATCTCTTATTCAGAAGAGCCCACAGGCCTTTGGTCTGAATGTCGAGGCAAAGCTGAAGCCGATCACAGAATTCTTCCTGGCAAGGGAATTTAGCATCGAGGAAATTGGCCTTATGACAAACAGATTTGGAATTATTCACACACTAAGCTTGGAAGAAAACTTACTTCCGAAATACGAGTTCTTCCTGACGATGGAGTACCCAAGGTGCGAGCTCGTAAAATTTCCACAGTACTTTGGGTACAGCTTGTATCAGCGGATAAAACCACGGTATGCTCGGATGACTGGCTGTGGGGtgaggttgattttgaatcagaTGCTTTCAGTCTCAGATGACAGGTttgagaaaattttagaaaagaaGAAGACTGGGCTTTGA
- the LOC136477645 gene encoding protein phosphatase inhibitor 2-like — MKAREPKKARGRVKWDEENLNDIESNKPEREKITEPKTPYHPMIDEDEGPVSPLRLSEDSVDKSAHADAIKTALAEAVSSGKIFDGSGWDRCDSEEDIKQGKAFEEHRKVHYDEYHKMKELLQKGTRNDDSDEDEREVGNRKA; from the exons ATGAAAGCTAGAGAACCCAAGAAGGCAAG GGGTCGTGTCAAATGGGATGAGGAGAACTTGAATGACATTGAGTCAAACAAACCAGAAAGAGAGAAGATCACCGAGCCTAAGACACCTTACCACCCTATGATCGATGAAGATGAAG GGCCTGTTTCACCGTTACGTCTCAGTGAAGATTCAGTGGATAAATCTGCTCATGCTGATGCCATAAAGACTGCTTTAGCTGAAGCTGTTTCAAGTGGGAAGATTTTTGACGGAAGTGGTTGGGATAGGTGTGACAGTGAAGAAGACATAAAACAAGGGAAAG CTTTTGAAGAGCACCGGAAGGTTCACTATGATGAATACCATAAGATGAAGGAACTGCTTCAGAAGGGAACCAGGAATGATGactcagatgaagatgagaggGAAGTAGGCAACAGGAAGGCTTGA
- the LOC136474175 gene encoding transcription termination factor MTERF5, chloroplastic-like isoform X4, with protein sequence MFFLHKNADDLWVPAPQSPASVRSRLLAAEREEAKAVLSLFLRQKGLRSTLAARIVNKSDGFIEHLVSKLQIAYRSRYAEGRELSTPEIRDALIPYLEALSKEHGDSLVEVVENFPDPFSMEREALSSSMPFTPTSSNKQKAIARITTATSGGALPELVRYLLDLGMDHEEIKTIVRKFPAFAYYSVDRKIKPLVELLLELGVSKSSIPGIIKKRPQLCGISMSDNLKPMMAYLENIGVNKAQWSKVITRFPALLTYSRNKVETTVSFLTELGVSKKNIGKILTRCPHLMSYSVDDNLRPTAEYFWSIGADAASLIQKSPQAFGLNVEAKLKPITEFFLAREFSIEEIGLMTNRFGIIHTLSLEENLLPKYEFFLTMEYPRCELVKFPQYFGYSLYQRIKPRYARMTGCGVRLILNQMLSVSDDRFEKILEKKKTGL encoded by the exons ATGTTTTTTCTCCATAAAA ATGCTGATGATTTATGGGTGCCTGCGCCTCAGAGCCCTGCATCTGTTCGGTCAAGATTGCTTGCAGCAGAAAGAGAGGAAGCAAAAGCTGTTCTGTCCCTGTTTTTGAGACAGAAAGGTTTGCGAAGCACGCTAGCTGCACGGATTGTGAATAAATCAgatggattcattgagcacctggTCTCAAAGCTCCAGATTGCTTACAGATCTCGATATGCTGAAG GAAGGGAGCTGAGCACACCTGAGATCAGAGATGCTCTCATTCCCTATCTAGAAGCTCTTTCTAAAGAACATGGCGATAGTTTGGTCGAGGTGGTGGAAAATTTCCCTGATCCTTTCTCTATGGAAAGGGAAGCCTTGTCTTCATCAATGCCATTTACACCCACAAGCTCAAATAAGCAAAAGGCAATTGCTCGAATAACCACGGCAACCTCAGGGGGTGCCCTCCCTGAGCTAGTCCGCTACCTACTAGACCTCGGCATGGATCATGAGGAGATCAAGACCATCGTGCGCAAGTTCCCAGCATTTGCATACTACAGTGTGGATCGTAAGATCAAACCCCTGGTGGAGCTACTACTTGAGCTTGGGGTGTCAAAGTCCAGCATACCAGGAATCATAAAGAAAAGGCCTCAGCTGTGTGGCATCAGCATGTCAGATAATCTTAAACCGATGATGGCTTATTTGGAGAACATTGGTGTCAACAAAGCTCAGTGGAGCAAGGTGATTACCCGGTTCCCTGCACTTCTCACGTATAGTAGGAACAAGGTGGAGACGACTGTGAGCTTCCTTACTGAGCTAGGAGTTTCCAAGAAAAACATTGGCAAGATCCTGACGAGATGCCCTCATCTCATGAGCTACAGCGTCGATGACAATCTCAGGCCAACAGCTGAGTACTTCTGGTCGATCGGTGCAGATGCTGCATCTCTTATTCAGAAGAGCCCACAGGCCTTTGGTCTGAATGTCGAGGCAAAGCTGAAGCCGATCACAGAATTCTTCCTGGCAAGGGAATTTAGCATCGAGGAAATTGGCCTTATGACAAACAGATTTGGAATTATTCACACACTAAGCTTGGAAGAAAACTTACTTCCGAAATACGAGTTCTTCCTGACGATGGAGTACCCAAGGTGCGAGCTCGTAAAATTTCCACAGTACTTTGGGTACAGCTTGTATCAGCGGATAAAACCACGGTATGCTCGGATGACTGGCTGTGGGGtgaggttgattttgaatcagaTGCTTTCAGTCTCAGATGACAGGTttgagaaaattttagaaaagaaGAAGACTGGGCTTTGA